Sequence from the Thermomonas sp. HDW16 genome:
TCCGCCATGCGCTGCGCGGCCGGCTCCATGGTTTCCCACGCGTCGAGCGCGGCCACTGGTGCCGGCAACGTGAGGAAGAAGGCGATCGCCGGGGTTTCGATCTCGGCGATGCGCGACATCTCGAAACTGCCCGGCTTGATGATGTTGGCGACGCTGAAGATCGGCCCCATCTCGGGCTTGCCGTCGACCATGCGGTGGAACACGTCCATGTGGCCGAAGGTCAGGCCGGCTTTTTCCGCCGCGACCACGATGTCCTGGCCGCGCAACTTGTTGCCAGCCTTGGCCGCAACATACAGCGAGACGATGCGGTCGAACTGCTCGGAGACGCGCTTGCCCAGGTCGCTCTGCGCGGGGCTGCCGTCCAATTCCAGTTCTTCCTGTTGTGCGGGCGCTTCGCCCCAGCTGTCGGCGAGCTGTTCGCCCAGCGAGGGCTCGACGCGGCCATCGGCACCGACGGAGGGCTCGCGCTGCACGCGCCGCCCCTGCCCGGACTTGCGGCCGCGGCCGAAGAAGATGATCGCGCCGAACAGCAGCGACAGCGCCACCGCGATACCGATACGCAACAGGACCGTGTCCGACATCAGCTACGTCTCCTCAGGTTGTTAGGCCGCACCGGCAAGACGCGCGGCTTCGGCCAGGTCGACGGATACCAAGCGCGACACGCCCGGTTCGCGCATCGTCACGCCCG
This genomic interval carries:
- the zipA gene encoding cell division protein ZipA, whose protein sequence is MSDTVLLRIGIAVALSLLFGAIIFFGRGRKSGQGRRVQREPSVGADGRVEPSLGEQLADSWGEAPAQQEELELDGSPAQSDLGKRVSEQFDRIVSLYVAAKAGNKLRGQDIVVAAEKAGLTFGHMDVFHRMVDGKPEMGPIFSVANIIKPGSFEMSRIAEIETPAIAFFLTLPAPVAALDAWETMEPAAQRMADLLDGVVLDEERNALGRQRIQHIRDELRAYDRQHSAPPLSKPTRW